From the Prunus dulcis chromosome 4, ALMONDv2, whole genome shotgun sequence genome, one window contains:
- the LOC117626736 gene encoding ABC transporter G family member 5 — MKKQGSEIEAVGISYKIHTHNNNNNKNRSDQKNPFKILSQNQRQPLDHQKQAKVAVVVEDDDHDILVAGAGSEGGGRGGVGQVLKDVNLRARPWEILAIVGPSGAGKSSLLEILAGKITPQTGTMFVNQNPVDKAQFKKVSGYVTQKDTLFPLLTVEETLMFSAKLRLRVPPAQLSARVKALIQELGLSQVARARVGDDRVRGISGGERRRVSIGVDVIHDPEVLILDEPTSGLDSTSALQIIDMLKSMAETRGRTVILSIHQPGFRIVKLFNSIVLLAKGSVLHHGTVDQLGLNLRLMGLELPLHVNLVEFAMDSIETIQKHHQQQHRQHHNTAEGEGEGEGETSPSGKLTLQQLFQESNKEQSSNKVNNLHHEEMGINNKPNQDSPDFANSRLQETIILTHRFSKNIFRTKELFACRTIQMLVSGLVLGSIFYDLKHDLTGAEERVGLFAFILTFLLSCTTEALPIFLQEREILMKETSCGSYRVSSYAIANGLVYLPFLLILAILFTVPLYWLVGLNPNFMAFFHFLLLIWLILYTANSVVVCFSALVPNFIVGNSIIAGVMGSFFLFSGYFISKHGIPSYWIFMHYISLFKYPFEGFLVNEFSNSDKCLEYFFGKCMVTGEDILRDAGYEEESRWRNVVVMVCFILVYRFMSYVILRCRCSQRGLKPAFLL; from the coding sequence ATGAAGAAACAAGGCAGTGAGATAGAGGCAGTAGGCATCAGCTACAAgattcacacacacaacaacaacaacaacaagaacagATCAGATCAGAAGAACCCTTTTAAGATCTTGAGCCAGAATCAACGCCAACCGCTTGATCATCAGAAGCAAGCAAAAGTAGCAGTGGTAgttgaagatgatgatcaTGATATTCTGGTTGCAGGTGCAGGATCGGAGGGAGGAGGACGAGGAGGAGTTGGACAAGTGCTAAAGGATGTGAACTTGCGAGCAAGGCCATGGGAAATCCTAGCCATTGTGGGTCCAAGTGGAGCTGGAAAATCATCTCTCCTCGAGATTCTCGCAGGCAAAATCACACCACAAACCGGTACAATGTTTGTGAACCAAAATCCAGTGGACAAAGCTCAGTTCAAGAAGGTTTCTGGGTACGTGACACAAAAGGACACCTTATTTCCTTTGCTCACGGTGGAAGAAACCCTAATGTTTAGCGCCAAGCTAAGGCTGAGAGTCCCTCCAGCTCAGCTCAGCGCCCGGGTGAAGGCCCTAATCCAAGAGCTGGGCCTCAGTCAAGTGGCCAGGGCTCGAGTCGGAGACGACAGAGTTCGGGGGATTTCCGGTGGAGAGAGGAGGCGGGTTTCGATCGGAGTGGACGTGATCCATGATCCGGAAGTGCTCATCCTGGATGAGCCAACTTCCGGACTGGACAGCACCTCTGCGCTTCAGATCATTGATATGCTGAAGAGCATGGCTGAAACCCGGGGCAGAACCGTAATTTTGAGTATTCATCAGCCCGGGTTCAGAATTGTAAAGCTGTTCAATTCAATTGTGTTGCTGGCTAAGGGCTCGGTGCTCCACCATGGCACTGTGGATCAGCTGGGCCTGAATTTAAGACTCATGGGATTGGAGCTTCCTCTCCATGTCAACCTCGTTGAGTTCGCCATGGACTCCATCGAAACCATTCAAAAAcatcatcaacaacaacatcGTCAACATCATAACACAGcggaaggagaaggagaaggcgAAGGAGAGACGAGTCCTAGTGGTAAGTTGACCCTGCAACAGCTCTTTCAGGAGTCTAACAAGGAACAATCTTCCAATAAGGTAAATAATCTCCACCACGAAGAAATGGGGATCAACAATAAACCCAACCAAGATTCTCCCGATTTCGCGAATTCGAGATTGCAAGAAACCATCATTTTGACTCACAGATTCTCCAAAAACATCTTCCGGACAAAGGAGCTGTTTGCCTGCCGCACCATTCAAATGCTCGTTTCTGGTTTAGTTTTGGGCTCCATCTTTTATGACCTCAAACATGATTTAACGGGAGCAGAGGAAAGGGTAGGTCTTTTCGCATTCATCTTAACATTCTTGCTTTCATGCACCACAGAAGCACTGCCAATATTTCTGCAAGAGAGGGAAATTCTGATGAAGGAGACTTCTTGCGGGAGCTACAGAGTCTCCTCCTACGCCATTGCTAATGGCTTGGTTTATTTGCCATTTCTGCTTATCCTGGCCATCCTATTCACCGTGCCTTTATACTGGCTTGTTGGGCTCAACCCCAACTTCATGGCCTTCTTTCATTTCCTGCTTTTGATATGGTTGATATTATACACTGCGAATTCAGTGGTGGTGTGTTTCAGCGCACTCGTGCCAAATTTCATCGTGGGAAACTCCATCATCGCGGGCGTCATGGGATcgttctttctcttctctggCTACTTCATATCAAAGCATGGGATTCCAAGCTACTGGATTTTCATGCATTACATATCGCTGTTTAAGTATCCGTTCGAAGGGTTTCTGGTGAACGAGTTCTCTAACTCTGATAAGTGCTTGGAGTATTTCTTTGGGAAATGCATGGTCACAGGGGAGGACATTCTGAGAGATGCAGGGTATGAAGAAGAAAGTAGGTGGAGGAATGTGGTGGTCATGGTGTGCTTCATCTTGGTTTACAGGTTTATGTCTTATGTCATTCTGAGATGCAGATGCTCCCAAAGGGGGCTCAAACcagcttttcttctttaa